From Canis lupus baileyi chromosome 16, mCanLup2.hap1, whole genome shotgun sequence:
ACACCGTCGGAGCACTTTGTGACCTCCCTGGGGCAAGGACAGCCGGTTCATCCCTCCCTGAATCCCCAGTAAGTCTAGGAAGATGCTCCAGCTGGGACcctctaagggaagggagggagggaaggaaggagggatggagaagAGTGAGGTCAGTGTAAAGTTCACGGCGAGGCAGTCCATCTCTTCGGGTGGGCCGCCGGGTGATGATAAACACGCAGCAATTACATCCTGTTGTGCAGTTAttaaactgggggggggggacaaataGAATCAAACGTAGACGTTTGTAGAGAGATCGAAACATAGAAATCAAAGGGGGAGATAAAAGTAAAATCGATAACCTCGGGTTTCCCGGAGCCCGCCTGAAAAGACGCTTGTGCGAGAGCAGAGGGTGAATGCTTGGGGAGAAAACAATCCAGACACGGTATGGAGCTGGGGGGACCCGAACCCAAGGGGCAAAGGCACCGCTGCCTTCCCAGAGCTGCCAGCCCGGGTCTGGTGCACCGGGTCCCAAAGCAGCCGCCAGGAGCCGGGGCCTGGGATCTGCCCTCTGTGGGCTCCAATCCCGGCTTCACCCCTTCCTGCAAGGACAAGCCTTCCTTCTCCCCGGCGGGCAAAATTGGGGTGAAGACAAGAGCCACCTCTCCCCGGTGCCCCTGGAGATGGGAGACCCCAGGGGATAGATGCCCCATTTAAGTGCCCCATGAATGTCAGCGACTGGGAGGTATTAATTTACCCTTATGCACACCTGTTCTTAAAGGAACTGGAAGAGGCAAGTGGAAAAGAGGACCTTGCTCGCTCGGGACAGGTTAGAGGTCTGCAGAAAAGGTGACCACAAGGAAATAGGAGAAAGCCCTACAGAGAGGCTCACAAATGCACACAGGGGGGATCCCTTTATTTAAATgcgaaaaagaaaaatctctgcaaAAGATGCTCAGTGCACACGTCTAAAGAGAGTGGTGGATAATAAGTGTTGGGTCTTTAAACCGGATGTGAGATCAAGCCTAGCAAAgcggaggagggggctggggacgGGGAAGGAAAAGacagtggagggaagggcaggggggagggaggcggCCCAGCATTTTCTTCCTGGTCGGCACTATTAGTCTCGGCCAGTAGGGGGCAGAGGCGCTGCCATGGGAAAGGACGAACGCCATCATGATTCTAGACCCTCGGCAGACACCGTACCCGGTTTCCTTCGAGGGCGGGGTTAACCGCCCGGAAACGGAAGTCTCGCTCTCTTCCGTTCTCCATTCCTGCCGCCTGCCGTGAGTGTCTCTGCGGGTAAAGGGAGCCTGGGGGGCCATCCGGGGTAATCCGCGAGTGGGTGAGGCCTGGGGGCCCCGGGCGTGGGCCGCGGGTGCGGGGAAGGAGGCTGGAGCGCGGCGGCCGGGGCATttcggcggggggaggggaggagaagcgGGGTCGTggccgctccccgcgccccgctgACGCCGACGTCGGTGTCCCCGCAGGTGCCGGCCGCGCGCTGACCCCCGCGACCCCGTTGCCATGGTGAGTGTGGCCCGCGCTGGACCCCctcggggagggcggggggcgggggcccccGGTTCCCGTGAGGAGCTGGTGGCGGTGCTCGGGTCACGGCCGGAAGCGGCGTCCGCGCGGCTCACCAGCGCTGGCTTTGCGTTGCAGCCTCGCAAAATCGAGGAAATCAAGGACTTCCTGCTGACGGCCCGGCGGAAGGACGCCAAATGTAAGTGGTCGGCCCGGGCGTGCGGCCCTGGTCTGTAActctgccccccgcccgccccggcatCCCTACCCTGGTCCTTCCCGCGTCCCTCCCCTGGTCTGTaactctgccccccgccccatctCGCAGCATCCCTACCCCACACCTTCCCTGCTCCCTAACCTTGCACCTTCCCGCGTCCCTCCCCTGGTCTGTaactctgccccccccctcccccccatctcgCAGCATCCCTACCCTGGTCCTTCCCTGCTCCCTAACCCTGCACCTTCCCGCGTCCCTCCCCTGGTCTGTAACTGCCGCGCCCCCCCAATCCCTCAGCATCCCTACCCCACACCTTCCCTGCTCCCTAACCTTGCACCTTCCCGCGTCCCTCCTCTGGTCTGTaactctgccccccctcccccatctcgcAGCATCCCTACCCTGGTGCTTCCCTGCTCCCTAACCCTGCACCTTCTTGcagtccctcccctccctggtcTGTAactctgccacccccccccccccccaatctcaCAGCATCCCTACCCTGGTCCTTCCTGATCCATAACCCTGCACCTTCCCAGGTCCCTCCCCTGGTCTATAActctgcgccccccaccccccaccccaatctcACAGCATCCCTACCCTAGACCTTTCCCTGGTCCTTCCCTGTTCCCTAACCCTGGACCTCTCCATCGCACTCTAGATTTCACCCCATCTCCACCTTGGGACCCCCACCCTGGCCATGCCCTAGACCTTCCCGCAGTCCTTCCTCTGGTCCCTAACCTAaccctggacacacacacacaccgtccCTGTCCTAGACCTCCCTCCAGTTCCTTCCTAGACCTTTACCCCCAGACCCTCATTTCCGGAGTATCAGACCGAGGGCGGCTGTTGAAGCCTATGCCTGGCTGCCAAGAGCAGGGATTTTCTCCTGTTTCCCAGAAGAAAGAACTTTGTTGGGTACTGTGTTCCCTTCTTCAttgtgagcatttttttttagttgtgagCATTTTTTAATCCATCCTTATTTCAGAAAAGGTACATGGTCCGAGCAGAGTCCTTAACTAGGTGCAAGTCTGGAAACGCACGTCCGGGAACCCTGACCTTGGTGCCGCGATGGGTTCTAGGCCCGCTTCTCCTGATACAGGCCCCGCACAGGGAGCTGTAGGAGTTAGTTTCCCTCGCCCATGAATAAGGAAAAGGGGACGATGCATCAGAAGCCTACAGCAGCAAGCTTTGGGTGGATCAAGTACCAGCCCCCGGTGCCCTGTGTTCTCACTGGTGCACCCCTGGTGGGAGGGGGGGCTCATGCCTCGTACTGTGTAGATCTTGAATTCACATGGGGGGCTGGGTAGTCCATAGTCTTCATTTGCTGCCACATCAAATGCTCCTTAAAGCTTCCTTTCCTGCTCACAGATGTGTCATCAAGAGAACATCAGTCATTTGTGAAAGTAGAGCCGTGTTCTGCTGACAGCTTGAGGTGGCCAAGGCCCTAATGCTCTGTCAGTGGAAGGATGAAGTGGTGGGAGCGTGGGGAGAGCGCTGTAGTTGGTTCACGGGGATGCGGAGGGTCCTATTagtgtccctctgcctgtgatcCTCTAGGGCTGTTTGGTTGTCATCTGTGGGAACAGGTAGGAGCATCTGCcctgtccaattctttttttttttttttttaagatttttatttatttattcatgagagagacagacaggcagaaacacagagggagaagcaggctccctgcggggaacctgatgtgggactcgatcccgggaccctaggatcatgacctgagccgaagacagacgcttaaccactaagtcacccaggcgtcccatgccCTGTCCGATTCTTCAGAGACCAGTGACACTGTCGTGCTATAAAGAGGTTATTGTGACTGTCTCGTTCAGACTGGGGACATTGGGGTCACTGCCTGGCTCCAATCCTAATCCTGTCAGGTAGCTGTCCTCAACACATGTAAACACAACACTACCTTTTTCCTCCATTGAAGGGGGGCTGATAATAGCATCTGTCCCAGGTATTGGTGCAAGGCTCACATCTTAAGGACCCTTGAGACTCCTCACTATGAAGAAGAACTGGAATTCAGGATCCTGATTTTAGACCGAGTGGCCTGTGAGGGTCCGGGGTTATGGTCCTGTGGACACCGTAGAGTGCTCAGTGTTTGTTGAGTCAGCATTTCAAAACATTCATAATTATAAATAGGCATAACACAAGCCTCACTTAGGTGTACAGTCCACTGGCACTAGGGACCTTTCGAGCTACATTTTCTGAACTTGTgaccttgcaaaactgaaactacaCTCAAACACTAACTCGCCATCCTCTCCCTCCAGTGCCCGGCTTCCTCCATTCTGCTTGCTTTGTGGATCTGACTGCTCGAGATGCTCCAGTGAAGGAAATCAGTGTTTGTCCTTGCATGACTGGCTGGCTTCATCTAGCCAGGGTCTTGGGGTTCATCCGTGTTGTGAAGCATTTGTCAGTTTCCTTTTTAAGGCCAAATACTCCATCATGCAGGTGTGCCACAGCTTGTTCATCCAGcgtggacatttgggtggtttctaccttttggctatttcGAATCCTGGTCCCTTGAACATTGGCGTACAGATTCCTTGTTTCTGCTAAGTGAAGTACTGCGCAGTACGGTGGTGTGGGataaagctttttcttttaaaagctccATATGTCTTCCCTTACAGATGTTCAACTTAATTGATAGGCGTCCGCCAGCTGCTAGGGGCCATGCAGTGCACTTAGCTTTAAGAGGAATGTTAAGATAGCAAAACAGGTTGATTTGAATGAATACCCAGTTTGTTGAATTTACTAAAACAAGCTGAGGCAGCCATGGCCTTGGGCAGGCTTGAGTGCTTTCTCCTGTGATGTGCCTCATTTCTTCAGTTTCCAGCAGAGATGGAGTTGTGAGTCTAGGTTAATCTCCCTGCTTCTGTGAGGGCTGAGTGCGTGTCTGGTGAGGCACACAGGCTGAGACGCTGGAGCCTCAGAGTGGACCTTAGCCACCTGATTCATGATTGGCACTTTAGTGAGTTTGTAATAATGGCTGTTTTTAAAGTTAGAAtgagtgacgcctgggtggcttagtggttgagcatctacctttggctcggggcatgatcccaggggtcctgggatcaagtccaacatcaggccccctgcagggagcctgcttccctctgcctgtgtctccgcctctctctctctctctctctctctctctctgtgtgtctcatgaataaatacataaaatctttaaagatgagTTTTGATGGATACATGAAATAACTAACTTTCAGGAAAGTCAGTGTCCTCCAGTGGCCAGAGCCTGGAAAATGGGttttaaaatgtaaggaaaagcTTTAGCGCATAACTCGGGCAAGGGGATGGGTATCCTAAAGGAAGTGGTTGCCATTGCCCCAGGGGCGGAGAACCTATTCCTATAATTAGAGAGGTAGAAAGTTCTTGATCAGAGCAGATAATCCACTTCCTCATTTGATGAGGTACtgttaatcctttaaaaaaataagatggatagggacgcctgggtggctcagcaattgagcacctgctttaggctcagggcgtgatcccagggtctggtaATCGGAGTcccaagtcctgcattgggctccccactgggagcctgcttctccctctgcctgtgtctctgtgtctctcatgaacaaataaataaaatcttaaaaataataagatggatACAGAATGTTCTCGGGTGGTGTTCCATGTAGCAGATTCCTATGTTTTTGTGTGTAAACCAGTTACCGTTAAGTCTTAGGCTCTGACACTGATATAAAGGAACTAGGTTTCTGACACTCTAAAATATTGAAGTCTTAGAGGACCTCTGGTTTTCTGTTTCCACAAAGGGGACGATACAGGGAGGTAAGCACAGCCCTGACCACGGTTGCTGCCACAAATGCCGCTTTTCTGCATAAATTTAAAATGGGTGAACTGCGTGATGGCTTTTCTGCAATAACTTTAATTGCCAATTCTGGTCTCTTTGGTAGCCGTCAAGATCAAGAAGAATAAGGATAATGTGAAGTTTAAAGTTCGATGCAGCCGATATCTTTATACTTTGGTCATCACAgacaaagagaaggcagagaaactcaagcagtCTCTGCCCCCAGGTAAGCGAGCCTGGAATCCTGGGGGGCTGATCAGAAATGTGGAAGGTGCGTGCTTCACTGTTGCGTTTCTTAAGTAGTCCCCAGATTGAGGAAAGTCCATTTTGCAGCTTGTCTTAATATCTCTCTTGCTGTTGGTAGTGCAAGGAATGAATACTTGTGGTTCTCAGAGTTTACATCCCATACCAGAATGTTTCCCTGGCCAGAGGACAGTTTGTTTTACTCCTGTCCGTCCTTTTCTGACCCAGAATAGTAACAGCTAACACTTACTCTGGATaattcttccttctccccacaaCCCTACAAGGTAGATGCTGGTACCGATCCTCAGTTTTGCAGATTGGAAAATTAACTACTGTAGGCCATGAGCCTAGGTTTAGCCATCCTGACTGCAGGGAGATGGCCTAGGGTGCAGAGTGGTCTCAGAGGCTGCTGCTTCCAGTGGAAAGGTCTCCAGTGCAGCTTGGCTTTCTAAGAACTTTTTGAGAGCTCCTCATGAAGGCCGAGAGAGGGAATGtgtgttttggttgtttttgttgatCAAACACTAACTTGGTTTTATGTTTTACTCCCTTaaggtttctttattttattttatttttttttttaagattttatttatttattcatagacacacagagagaggggcagagacacagacagagggagaagcaggctccacgcagggagccctatgtgggactcaatcccgggtctctaggatcacaccccaggctgcaggcggcgccaaaccactgcgccaccagggctgcccggtttctttattttagagagaaaacatggtgggggtgaggggggcaaagggagggagagtcctaagcagaccctgctgagcgtggagccccacatgggacgtgatctcacaaccctgagatcacaacctgagtggaaaccaggagtcagatgctaaacccaTTGCACCATCTAGGCACCCCTAAcgctaacttaatttttttcccctttttttaaaatttatttttctttttctttttttattttttttattggagttcaatttgccaacatatagcataacacccagtgctcatcccgccaagtgccccctcagtgcccatcacccagtcaccccagccccccaccttTTTTAAGAGTGAGCATGCAAGAGGGGCAGAGAttgaggatcttaagcaggctccatgctcagtatggagcctgatgtgaggcttgatttcacaatttcaattaacttaatattttaagCACAACCACCATTTTCTGCTTAATTTCTGAGTTTTGTTCACCCTTATTAGCTTGAGTACAAAGTCCAGACAAGCAAGAGTaactaaataaaatgtgtatgttcGAGGTGACTCACTTTTGTATCTCTTTTCCTCTAGGTTTGGCAGTGAAGGAGCTAAAATGAACCTGGCCCACTGATTTGaactgtattaaaattttaaaaattcttataacGTCTTTTGTCTTTGAGGGTGGGAAGGGAAATATTACTTGGTCATGGCTTTGGGTGGGAACAGGGGCAAGGGGGGGGTGGCTCCTGGTTGCCACCTATTTGCATCCCTCATCTTACGCTGTGACTTCAGTGGACAAATAAAACCATCCTCTTAGCCTAAGTTTGAAAATAAGTAGATGGAAACAGAGATATTTGTGGAAGTAACCCAGGATGCCCTCATAGCATTTAAAAGTCCATTAGGTAAAGTGAGCTTCCTATTAATGAAGATGATAGTTACAGGGTGGAGTTGATTAGCTTCTTGGAAATAGCTACAGGCTGAGCCATCCCATCCTCCGAACAGAGCTCTGCCTTCAGATCCACCATGTAGGAGAGGCTGAGGCTTTTTATTCAGACTAAGACCCTTTGTTTCCTAAGTGCTGCTCAAGGTAACGTGGAGCTTAAGAACATTTAGGGTGTGATAAGATGATTGGTAAGAGCAGGTGAGTGTTAGCCCAGCAAAGCGGGCCACCCAGGGAAGAGGAACCAGGAACAAGATCTGGGACTGAAAGACCAGTGTGTTAAATCCAGGTGAAAGTTGGGGAGGAACCAGGGTTCTTGCAGGAAGTGTGACCCTGGGCCTCATGGCAGTAGGGTGAGGGGTGTGAGTGGCCCACTGCTCGTAAGGGCCCAAAATCCCAGCATGAAGGCAGCCCAGGTCCCAGCCAGCCCCAACTCCTTGGGGATTGAATCCAGGTTCCGCCTGCCAACTAGCATGCTCCCGAGAAATGACCTCACTGTTGAGCGCTGTGCACCGATAACCAGCCCCAGGGAAGAACTGCAAGTCTCTGCCCAGAGTCACGGAAAAATCAAGAAGGGGACAGTTATCAGAAGAGGCCCTGAGATCAGCTTTGATGGCGGGCGACGGTGCCCCACAGCCAGCAGGCGGCGCCTCATAGAATCCCCTCCAGGGGCAAGCAGTGGGGTtgggcctcctcctccttttgGTGCACGTGGTTTAAGCAGAGGAAACCGGGAACGCTGCCTCCACGGGCCGGGCGCCGTGCGCAGGGCTGGTTCATAGGCGGCTGAGTGGGGTCCGCCAGGCTGCCTTTCCCGACGTTGCCCGAGTGTCCGTGTGGTTGTGGCACATCCGGCATTGACAACCTCGGTCTATCGTAGGGGGGAATGACCTAAGAGTGACGGTTCCGTCCCCTTGTGGCACCTGGCAATTTGGAGATGAATGCGGGTCATGTCTGGACAGGCCGCCAGGTGGCGACACACTCCTAGTGAGCGGTCTCCAGCGCGGGTCTAGAGATGGTTACAGGATAAAATCCCCTCCCAAGTAGCCTAGTGCCTGAATTAGCTgcggtggctttttttttttttttttttttctcctaaagaaGTTGTAAGGCTGTAAGGGAACCTGAATCCAGTCGTGAGAGGCGTGGGTCTCTTCAGGGTGCTCAGCGACCCACCCAGGATGGAGCGGCCTCCGTGGCTTCCAGGCCTCCCCGTTCTCTGGGTGTTGGAGATtcccaggcagagagggaaggctTGCCACTTGGGCTCCCTTTGTCCCGGCACATTGTGCAGAGACAGGCCCCAGCTCCTAGGAGACAAGCCCTGCGGCATGTGTCTGGCCTCCGTGCCTGGAGAAGGCACCCTTTCCTGCCGGggttctcagccctggctggTGCCTTGGAGCCATTTGGGGCGCTTGCTCAAAATTCGCCACGGTGGCCAAGGCTGACCGCAGACGTTCTGAGTAAGTTGGTTTGGTGCCCAGGTAGATGTTGAGCCCTCAGGTGGCCAAAGCAGTTGCCGAGGTCCGCTTGTCGGCCCGGGTGAGCCCAGTGCTGCTGCACACGGGCTGAGTGGCCAGGTGTGGGCCGCGGGGCTGGTTGGGAAGGGGCAGGAGTGCTGTTCCCACTTCAGCTCCGTGAAGAGTCCCAGGAGGtctcctgctcctgtgctctgctctgctctgctccgCAGGCTCGCCTGCCTAGGTCAGCAGGCCTCTGGGGAAGAAGCCAGAAGGATCACTGTCTGGCTGGGTGCAGACTGGCAGAGCAGGTTTGGGTGTTGGTTGCTGCACCCACTTGGCTGCAGCGCTGGTCCTGAAGGCTAGCCTTGGTGGTCTGTCTTCAAGCCTGTGTGCAGGCCTGCCCCTtgccccacctcctccttctctgggaccaacccccacccccttggGCAGGACTCCCCTGTACCAGGTTCAAGGTCAATCCCCAGGGCCAGCGGCTCCCAGGAGCCAGACCCTCCCACTGGTAtcttgccctccctcccctgcaggctTACAGCTACTGTTGTGACTCTAATCTTCTAGAGGAATGCCAAATCCCCAAACTTCCGGGCGCATTCAGGAGGCAGGATCAGCAGCTGGGGCCTTCTGTGCTGtccacagggagagagacaggaggggagacTGTGCATGTGGCACCAAGCAGGGCCCATCACGGAGGTGCCAGGGCGGCATCGTCATGCCGGGTGTCAAAGCTCGCCTGCTGAGGGGGCTCCCAGGACATTGCATCAGATGCGTTGTCCTCTGCAGGCGGCTTCAAAGACCAAAATCCTTACCAGGCCCTTGGGGGAAATGGCCCTTGCCTAtctccacccacccccgcccctcctttttaaaaataaataaataaataaataaataaataaaggtatttattttaaagtaaggtTTATTGAGGCAAAATTTACAGTGAAATTCACCCTTCTTGGTGTGCAATTCTATGACTTTTGACAAACACTTAGAGTTGTATAAACACGCCTGCAATCAGAATTTCTGTTTCCATCACAAGGAAAAGTTCCCTCTTACACCACTGCCCTGGAGGGGGGCACTCAGCCTCTGATTCCCCTTCTACACCCTTACACCCCCACCACCCGATCTCATAATGTACTGTCTCTACGCAGAACCCTCGCCCAGGACACCCTGTTACCAACACCAGACCTGAAAGCAATGAGTAGCTCATCACTGGGGGGAAGAGCTGCCTTTCCTCCCCTGGTAAGCTCCAGACCCC
This genomic window contains:
- the RPL38 gene encoding large ribosomal subunit protein eL38 isoform X1, translating into MILDPRQTPYPVSFEGGVNRPETEVSLSSVLHSCRLPCRPRADPRDPVAMPRKIEEIKDFLLTARRKDAKSVKIKKNKDNVKFKVRCSRYLYTLVITDKEKAEKLKQSLPPGLAVKELK
- the RPL38 gene encoding large ribosomal subunit protein eL38 isoform X2, yielding MPRKIEEIKDFLLTARRKDAKSVKIKKNKDNVKFKVRCSRYLYTLVITDKEKAEKLKQSLPPGLAVKELK